The following nucleotide sequence is from Labeo rohita strain BAU-BD-2019 chromosome 3, IGBB_LRoh.1.0, whole genome shotgun sequence.
GTCAATCGCCTTGTGACTAGTGGCTCCCTTCATCATGGAACTGAAAGAAATGGGGGAAAAAGGAACAATTCATTATCAtcatcctgaaatgttttcctcaaaaaaaaaaaaacaatttctttacgactgaagaaagacatgaacatcttggataacaagggggtgagtacattatctgtaaattgttgttctggaagtgaatttctcctttaaccaCGAGTTATGTAGAACTTACAGGTCACACAGATACTTAAAgtgatagctcacccaaaactgaaaatgaccCCAtgctttactcaccctcaagctatcctaggtgtatatgactttcttctttcagttgagtacaatcggagttatattaaaaaacgtgcaacattttttaatacaactcagATTGTacttgtctgaaaaaaaaaggcatacacctaggatgacttaagggtgagcaaatcatgggtaattttcagttttggttgaactatccctttacatacagtaattaaacaataaaattggaTTCTAGGGGCCTGTGGAGATTCATGAGAAGACATTTCAGAATTGTTTTATGAACATTAATATTCTGACATGCATCGTATAATAGTGTTACTATTACATGTTACTGATTTCAATGAAATGTTACAAAGAAAATCTAACTAGCTGAAAGACCGTGGGCTCAAATATAGCTCAAAAGAGTTTTTTAAAGTCATGATGAAATGGAAATGGCGACAAATCAtcggaaaagaaaaaatataggAGAGGGATGTTTTATCAAACAACTGTTCATTGGATGACAGCTCTGAATATGAGCTAGCAGACAATTCCAAGAAAGGGGAGATAAAACTGCAATTGTTTGTCAGTAGATGTATATTACAAATGGAGGAGCATTTAACTTTGCACTTTCACTTGAAGAAAAAGCAGACTGCAAATTACCAATTAGGCAAGTGGACCGTGCGTCTGAGAGCTATGTGCGGGGGTGGCAGTGCTGTCCCATGCTGCACAAGAGAACAGTGCTAGTCTAGGCAAAATGACTATGTAGCCCAAGCCAGGATCTGCCTCTGATGGATAATGCTTACCAATCTGGGGTGAGATAATCTGTAAACATTAAGAGAGATTTCTAGAGACCCAAAGGCCCCTCAAGTATGGTCTTGAATCAATCATTGCATTATGCATGAATATATCAGATGTCTTACAGAATACTGCAAGAATGGCGTATTTTTGTAAGCCAACCTAAAAGCCAGCATCACCCTGTTTAGCGCCACCACTGTCTTTTGAATTATTGCTTACTTAAATCGCAAAACAGTTTTTACACTTACTTGAAGTGGTTTTTGACTTAAAAGGGTTAATGCGAATAATGGGAAACGCATTTGCCAAACTAGCCCATGcgcatcaaaaaagtcatgagACTTTGTGCAATGGGACTGCATAACCTGACTAACCAGCGGACAGCACAGCATCTGATATGTTGTTATCTGTGATATGTTCTTGATCtttctgaaatgcctgagcaaagtctgtcgTAAAAGTATTTCTGCATAACTGCCTTCCAGAATGGTCTTACATGACTgtgttcccaaacagcaggcatccacctccAAAAGCAATGACCgcatttattatgttttgtcTGCTTGCTCTGAAGTGCAAGtaatttatatgaaaattattatattcagtggcttctcctacttttctgcatttagtgccagtttataagaaagtgacaattttgttctctttgacttttTGGACAGAAACTGTGCTTATTCCCAAATGTTTTATGCTATACTCCAATTTTACGCACAAGTTAATTctgcaactttggatggaaacctaCCTATTGACTAATCCCTGCAGCACTCTATTGGACAAAATACTGTTATAATTTTGGACGCACCTGTGCAGGTGCAGCCAGTGGCTGGCCACGTCCAGACACATGCTGAGCTGAAACAAGAAAGTGTAGGACGGGTACAGCAGTGCCAGGTTCACCAGCAAACACATGGTTGCACACCGGTCTGTCAACATGTCCAGCATGGCACCAAACTTTGTACCTAAGAAAGAGGCAGGGATGGGAATAGTGCGAGAGAAAAGCACAAAAGAGGAATAACGTGCAACACAGAGCTGAAGATCACTACCTTGATTAAGAGCGCGGGCTGCATGTCCATCGAAGGCATCCAACAGAGCACTCAGTAGGTAACAAAACACAGCTGGGCCAGGGCAACAGGGCATCAGGTAGAAAGATACCAGAGCCAGTACAATACGGGCATATCCTATTGAAAGTACAGATTCAAAAAGGTTATAAGCAcataacatgcaaacaaaaatatttattgtggcCACGATTTAGGAATTTGTCCCCtcgtaataataaaaaagtggcCATGTTATATTAATTGGTAGTACAAAGtcttaatgtaattttaagtagGGAATGATTTAGTACAATGCGGCCCCCGAATTACTAAAATGAGGGAACTAATGAAAGTCATGGgaataaattgttaatttgtggCTTCGATTTAACTAAACCAATGGATAAAAATTTAGGCCACAATTTACTAAGAAGAGGAAACATATTCTTAATTTGTGGTCCCGATTTCAATAAAAATAGGGaattaattcataaaacatGGGAACTAATTCGTAATTTGTGTCTGTTGTTGATTGGATTTTGAGATATGGGTGTTGATGCAGATGAAAGCAACCATGAAGCACATGTCATTTTCCGggtattaaaatgttattaaacattaaattactaggccaaaaaatgttaacattaacaTATGCACGGATAAACTGTTCATAATAAGATCCATACTatgcatttggaaaataaatggggtgaaatttaatttcatACCAACTTTAATcctttttaatgctattttgtTAGCAATGAATGAGCTTCACTCGTGTATTACAGTGACAGCGTACAGCATCATGTCAACATCCGCAggaagtaataaaaaaaatacaaataataaaaataataagcagctgtcaaaaacaataatCATGAAAAAGCTAGAATCTTTATTACAACCATGTGTGAtctttaaatacacattttaaatgaaacaactATCATTTGTTTGAAAGCCGAAACCTGTCGAGCGCTAACGATCTGCCTAACGTTAACTCGCTCGACTGACACTCACCGATCAAATTCGGGACGAACAGGAAGATATTTTCTTCGGCCATGGTAACGAGAGTTTCTGTTTGGACGGAGCTGCCTGAAATTTCTCTTCTAGGTTTCTGTGTTTCTATTTCCCTCTTCAACCGCCTCCGACTGCAGGAGGACTGTAGCTGAGCGTGGCGTCTGACGTCATACTTCCTGTACGCGCTCACGCCGTCGGCGGAATCCTCCCCTTTAATTGGCACGCGCTCTGTCCTCGCTGTCACCGAACGCATCACATGCCACGACTGACCCCAAATCAGCTGTGTGTCACTGACAGCACTGTGACAGAGTGGGGGATGGCGGTGTTTAAAAACTGATCTCAACCCAGCCATTAGTATAACTGCAGTGGAACCGTAATATTTAGTGAATTTTTCCATAAATTGGTACTGAAATACTTCACTATTTTGACTGCTTTCATTTGCAAtgaaaatctatctatctgtctgtctgtctgtctgtaagtctatctatctatctatctatctatctatctatctgtctatctgtctgtctgtctgtctgtctgtctgtctatctatctatctatctatctttctgtctgtctgtctatctgtctgtctgtctgtctgtaagtctatctatctatctatctatctatctatctatctatctatctatctgtctgtctgtctgtctgtctatctgtctgtctatctgtctgtctgtctatctatctatctttctgtctgtctatctatctatctatctgtctgtctgtctgtatgtctatctatctatctatctatctatctatctatctgtctgtctgtctgtctatctatctatctgtctgtctatctatctatctgtctgtctgtctgtctgtctgtctatctatctatctatctatctgtctgtctgtctatctgtctgtaagtctatctatctatctatctatctatctgtctgtctgtctgtctgtctgtctgtctatcagtctgtctatctatctatctttctgtctgtctatctatctatctatctgtctgtctgtatgtctatctatctatctgtctgtctgtctatctatctatctgtctgtctgtctatctatctatctatctgtctgtctatttatctgtctatctgtctgtctgtctgtatgtctatctatctgtctgtctatctatctatctatctgtctgtctatctatctatctttctgtctgtctatctatctatctgtctgtctgtctatctatctgtctgtctgtctgtctgtctatctatctatctatctatctgtctgtctgtctatctatctgtctgtctgtctgtctatctatctatctatctgtctgtctgtctgtctgtctatctatctgtctatctatctatctgtctgtctgtctatctatctatctgtctgtctgtctgtctatctatctatctatctgtctgtctgtctatctatctgtctgtctgtctgtctgtctatctatctatctgtctgtctgtctgtctgtctgtctgtctctatctatctatctatctatctgtctgtctgtctgtctgtctgtctgtctatctatctgtctctctatctgtctgtctgtctgtctgtctgtctatctatctgtctatctgtctgtctgtctatctatctgtctgtctgtctatctatctatctgtctgtctgtctgtctgtctatctatctgtctgtctgtctatctatctatctgtctgtctgtctgtctgtctatctgtctgtctatctatctatctgtctgtctatctgtctgtctgtctgtctgtctatctatctatctgtctatctgtctatctgtctatctgtctgtctgtctgtctatctatctgtctgtctgtctgtctgtctatctatctatctgtctgtctgtctatctatctatctgtctgtctgtctgtctatctatctatctatctgtctgtctgtctatctatctatctatctgtctgtctgtctatctatctatctatctgtctgtctgtctgtctgtctatctgtctgtctgtctgtctgtctgtctgtctatctatctgtctgtctatctatctatctatctatctgtctgtctatctatctatctgtctgtctgtctgtctatgtctatctgtctgtctgtctgtctgtctatctgtctgtctgtctgtctatctatctatctatctatctgtctgtctgtctgtctgtctgtctgtctgtctgtctgtctatctgtctgtctatctatctgtctgtctatctgtctgtctgtctgtctgtctgtctatctatctatctatctatctgtctgtctgtctgtctatctatctatctatctatctatctatctgtctgtctgtctgtctgtatgtctatttatctatctatctgtctgtctgtctgtctgtctatcaatcaaacaatctatctatctatctatctatctatctatctatctatctatctatctatctatctgtctatctgtctgtctgtctgtctatctgtctatctatctgtctgtctgtctgtctgtctatctatctatctatctatctgtctgtctgtctgtctgtctgtctgtctatctatctgtctgtctgtctgtctgtctgtcaaacaatctgtctatctatctatctatctatctgtctgtctgtctgtctgtgtctatctgtctatctgtctatctgtctgtctgtctgtctgtctatctgtctgtctgtctgtctatctatctatctggctgtctgtctgtctgtatgtctatctatctatctatctgtctgtctatttatctgtctgtctgtctgtctatctgtctgtctgtatgtctatgtatctgtctatctgtctgtctgtctatgtatctatctatctatctgtctgtctgtaagtctttcaatcaatcaatcaatcaatcaatcaatcaatctatctatctatctatctgtctgtctgtatctatctatctatcgatctatcgatctatctatctatctatctatctatctatctatctatctgtctgtctatctatctgtctgtctctttatctgtctgtctgtctgtatgtctatttatctatctatctgtctgtctgtctgtaagtctatcaatcaatcaatcaatcaatcaatctatctatctgtctgtctgtctatttatctgtctgtctgtctatctgtctgtatgtctatgtatctatctatctatctgtctgtatgtctatctatctatctatctatctatctatctgtctgtctgtctatctatctatctatctatctatctatctatctatctatctgtctgtctgtctgtctgtctatctatctatctgtctgtctatttatctgtctgtctgtctatctatctatctatctgtctgtctatctatctatctatctatctatctgtctgtctgtctatctatctatctatctatctgtctgtctatctatctgtctatctatctatctgtctgtctgtctgtctatctatctatctatctatctatctatctatctgtctgtttatctgtctgtctgtctgtctgtctgtatctatctatctatctgtctgtctatctatctgtctgtctgtctgtctatctgtctgtctgtctgtctatctatctatctatctgtctatctgtctgtctgtctatctatctatctatctgtctgtctgtctatctgtctgtctatctgtctgtctatctgtatgtctgtctatctatctatctgcctgtctgtctgtctgtctgtctatctatctgtctgtctatctgtctatctatctgtctgtctgtctgtctatctatctctctgtctgtctatctgtctgtctatctatctatctgtctgtctatctatctgtctgtctgtctgtctgtctatctatctgtctgtctatctatctatctgtctgtctatctatctgtctgtctatctatctgtctgtctatctatctatctatctgtctgtctgtctatctatctatctgcctgtctgtatgtctgtctatctatccatctgtctgtctatctatctgtctatccatctatcgatctgtctgtctatccatctatctgtctgtctgtctatctatctgtctgtctgtctgtctatctatctatctgcctgtctgtctgtctatttatctatctatctatctctgtatgtctacctatctatctatctatctatctatctgtctgtctgtctgtctctgtctatctatctatctatctatctatctatctatctatctgtctgtctatttatctgtctgtctgtatgtctatgtatctatctatctatctatctatctgtctgtctatctgtctgtctgtctgtgtctatctatctatctatctgtctgtctgtctgtctatctatctatctgtctgtctgtctatctgtctgtctgtctgtctatctgtctgtctatctgtatgtctgtctatctatctatctgcctgtctgtctgtctatctatctgtctatctatcgatctgtctgtctatctatctctctgtctgtctatctgtatgtctatctatctatctgtctatctatctgtctgtctgtctgtctgtctatctatctatctgtctgtctatctatcgatctgtctgtctatctatctgtctgtctgtctatctgtatgtctgtctatctgtatgtctgtctgtctgtctatctatctatctgcctgtctgtatgtctgtctatctatccatctgtctatctatctgtctatccatctatcgatctgtctgtctatctatctatctatctatctgtctgtctgtctgtctgtctgtctatctatctatctgcctgtctgtatgtctatctatccatttatctgtctgtctatctatctgtctgtctgtctatctatctatctatctatcttttaaGTTCTTTTCTTAcgttttttcctttcttttcttattttttttaatcaaaggtaaattcatgtcccagtcaccttttcttggttaaataaacattacttacactatcaaaacaagaatttttttttatatttttacattaacagtgtaatcaatattcagtttattaaagccaagtatgaatgtaatcaagttagtgttttaagcattttacatttattccaaaataataactcaaaacaataacattttaaacaatatattttatttgtgaatgttcagcttttttttttttaataattaacttttaactaactatttttgaatttttcagataatcagtcatcaaagctcagtaaatactggtcacagacatggagatttactttaaatttcaccgaGCTGATTACTCACCAAAAACTGAACCAAAAAcacacagatcatgttttcatgccatttcgagtcttattttgacataagtGGTTATATGCAAGTGtgtttctttcttacttttttaaaaaacgaatcTTCATTAACACCTTTAgattgttcattcagacagatttgtgaatgcagaacatgcacaaacacaagaggcggaacttatcgcatgaaccaatcacagcttaACATAACCAGTCAATCATGTCGTGACGGAGGCAGTGACTTTCTCCCgttcattctcagttaccccccaACAAACTCATG
It contains:
- the cdipt gene encoding CDP-diacylglycerol--inositol 3-phosphatidyltransferase, whose amino-acid sequence is MAEENIFLFVPNLIGYARIVLALVSFYLMPCCPGPAVFCYLLSALLDAFDGHAARALNQGTKFGAMLDMLTDRCATMCLLVNLALLYPSYTFLFQLSMCLDVASHWLHLHSSMMKGATSHKAIDLSGNPILRLYYTSRPVLFFMCMGNELFYCLLYIMYYIEEPQVWLQWMLGVCGVVCVLKSGISLLHLITASCNMAAIDVADRERERSKAQ